CGTAATTCCCGAAGGATTTTCATCGGTGCTCGAAGATGGAGATGCGCCATTGAATGTCCAGCTCCATTGTGTAGGACCATGATACGATTGATCGTCGAAATTAATCGTTTCTCCGGCGCAAATAATGTAGCGGTTAGAACCGAAAGCTGCGGCACATAAATTATCAGGACCATCTGTTCCTGTGTTAGCAAGATTCGTGCTGGTCCATAATTGATTTCTTTGTCCAACAGTACTAATTAACGCTGCACGCATTCTGCTTTTTTGTCCGTTGGTAAACATTCTTGAGCAATAAGAATACTCCATGTAGTTCTGAACATTATCAATTGTATTTCCGCAAGTAGCGCCATTGATATTACAGTTATCCCAACCTTCGGTTTGTGGTGTATCCGTTACATTATCATCACCGCAGGAAACTCCCGGATTGTTGGTACTTCCCCATACATGCGATAGATTCAGCCAATGTCCAACTTCATGCGTAAGTGCGCGACTTTTTACAACGGATGATGTACCGATTTCACCAATGTAATCATGATTGATCCAGATACCATCGTATTTCGCCTGGTTCCAGTTATTCGGATTCATGGTATATCCTGCTGCACCGCTTGCGTTTTTACATACCCAGATATTGAGGTAGTGATTACGCGGATATTTTACATTGTTGGAATTGGTAAGGCTATTATTGAGATGTTTATTTACATCATCCACCATGGCATTATCACCATCATTGGTACGGGTAGAAAAAGTACGGGTAATTCCGCTCACACAGTTTCCGAGTTCATCGTATTGTGCTAAACGAAATTCAATTCCAACATCAGCAATATTATTTGCAAATGCAGAAACCACCATACTGGTATCGGAATTCAGTTTATTGTAATCGCGGTTTAAAATGCGTACTGCATCATACACTTGTTCGTCCGAAATATTTTCAGGTCCGCCTTCGTGCACAATGTGAAAAACAATGGGAATAACATAAATGGTTTGCGATCCGCGTTGTTCTCCTGCTTGTGAGGCGATGATTTGTTGAATTTCATTTTCATAAGCATCATCCATGGCCTGATGAACCGGACCATAGCCAACGGATTTTTTTACGCGCTGCTCAAAAGCAGGTTGTCCGCAATACTTAATGTGATCGTGATCGTCCTTTATCTGTGCAAAGGATAATGATGCTGTTAAAACTGACAGCGCAAGGGTAAAAATTCTTTTCATGGTTTTTAGCAATATTCTCTGAGGTTCACCACAGTGGTGGTGATGGTTTCAGGTTTCCGAAATATACCCAATAATTTTTCGGCAACAAAAGCAGGTGTGTGGAGTTCTCCTTTGTTTTTGTATTCCTGAAATCTGATTAATGAAGAAAACCCGGATGCATTTGCCGTGCGAATATGCGCTTGCATCGGTGTATCGATGATTCCGGGATAAAATGAAAACGCGCGAATATGATCTGCCCCAACTTCCTTTAATTCAACAGCTAACACTTCCGTGAATGCATCTACTGCCGCTTTTGATGCACAATAGGCAGCCCAGGAAGGAATAGCACTTTTCGCTGCTCCGGAACTGATGTTAATGATTAAACAAGGATAATTTTTATTTTTTGCGCGACTTAGGAAACGGTCGCATAATTGGGTGAGCGCAATAACATTTAAATGAAAAAGTTGCTCATAATGCGAATTCGTCAGCGATCCAACCCGATCAATTTCACCAATCATTCCCGCATTGTTGATGAGAACAACTTCATCCGACGAGGCAGGAAATTCCAACGCAATCTTTTCTACACTTCCCGGTTGCGATAAATCTGCCTGTATAAATGTAAAGTTCGGATGTGAAATGGAATTGCTTCTCGAAATACCGGTCACTTTGTGTTCGGACAATAACATTTCTGCCAGTGCTTTTCCTAAACCACTTCCGGTACCGGTAATAAAATAATGTTTCATTATTGATTGATCTCAATAAAGCGGGCTACGTCGCGTGATGTTCCGAAAATAATTAAGGTGTCGGTGTGATAAACGACCGTTTCTGAACTTGGAACACCAAGTAAGTGATTTTCCTTAACCAATTCTTTTCCTTCTTTCTCGTCGAACAATCGTTTGATGGTAATTAACGTAAGATGATATTTATCGCGCAATCCGATATCCTGCAAGGAGCGGTTTACAACATTTCGTGGCGCTTTTACTTCGGCAATTTCATAATCGTCGGGCAGTTGTAAAAACGAAACAATACTTGGATTAAGTAATCGCTCGGCAACAACAAACGCAACTTCTTCTTCTGGTAATAATATTTCTTTAACACCAATTTTTTCAAGAATCATTTTCTGTTGCAATCCATGTGCCCGTGCAATAACACGTTTAACTCCCAAATCAATTAAGTGGGCACAGGTAAGAATGGTCGCTTCAAAATTTTCTCCAATGGCAACTACTACACCATCCAAATCCGTAATGTTTTGCGAAATCAAGGCTTTGTCGTCGGTCGAATCCAAGGTTGCGGCATAGGCGACTTCATCTTTTACGTTATCGATTTTTTCTTCATCCATATCGTAACAAAACACCTCTGCACCTTTTTGGGCAAGGCGACGAGCAATATTGGATCCGTAGCGTCCAACTCCAATTACTGCAAACTTATTTCCCTGTAATGGCATAATCTTTTTTTATTTTCCTAATGCTTGTTCTAAATCGGCAAATAAATCATTGATGTCTTCAACGCCTACACTTAAACGCAATAACGAATCAACCACCCCTGCTTTTTCTCGTTCTGCTTTCGGAATGGATGCATGCGTCATGGTTGCCGGATGATTGATGAGCGATTCCACTCCACCCAGCGATTCTGCCAATGAAAACACCTGAAATGAAGAAGCCAGTTTAAATGTTTCTTCTACATTTCCTTTGTACACAAACGAAATCATTCCGCCAAATCCACGCATTTGCTTTTTCGCAATGGCATGATTCGGATGATCTTCGAAACCGGGCCAGTATACTTTTTCCACTTTCGGATGCTTACGCAGGAAATGTGCAATTTTCTCACCGTTTTCACAGTGACGCTCCATTCGGAGATGCAAGGTTTTAATTCCGCGAATCACCAGGAAAGCGTCTTGCGGACCCGGCGTTGCACCGCATGAGTTATGAATAAAAGCTAAACGTTCAAACAATTTATCATCGTTCAACACCAAAGCACCCATTACAACATCGCTGTGTCCGCCCAGGTATTTGGTTACCGAATGCATAACAATATCCGCACCGAGATCCAGCGGATTTTGCAAATAGGGTGATGCAAAAGTATTATCTACGGCAAGCAAAATATTTTTCTCTTTCGCAATTTTTGCGCAAGCTTCAATATCGATGATCTGCATGGTGGGATTGGTTGGTGTTTCCACCCAGATCAGTTTTGTTTTTTCATTGATAAAATTCCGGATGTTTTCCGCATTGGTCATATCCACAAAATGAAATCGGATTCCAAATGGTTCAAACACTTTCGTGAACATGCGGTAAGATCCGCCATATAAATCATCGCCGGTAATCACTTCATCGCCGGGTTGCAATAATTTTATCACTGCATCCATAGCTCCCATTCCGGATGAAAAGCATAAACCATGTTTCGCTTTTTCCAATGCAGCAATGTTTTTTTCCAAAGCAGCCCTCGTCGGATTTTTACCGCGCGCATAAGCATAACCCTTGTGTTTACCGGGCGACTCCTGCACAAATGTTGAGGTCTGGAAAATCGGAGTCATAATTGCTCCGGTGGAAGGATCAGGCTCCATGCCTGCATGAATGGCTCTGGTACCAAAGCCCAGTTTAGAAGTGTCTTTCATAACGCGACTAAATTACATAAAAGGAAAGCATGTGGGCTAAATTATTCCCGATTTTCATCATCGCCCCCTAACCAGCGAGGGAGGACAATTGCTCCAATCAGCAAATAAGGATAATAGGAGATCAAACGCCAAAGCACCGCAAACAATCCGGCCAGACCGAAAGGCACAAAATCACTCAGGAATCCGGAAAAAACAAACTCTGCAATTCCGCTCCCGCCGGGGGTTGGACTAACCAGCAAAATCACCCACATGGAAAGCTGCCGGGCAAATATCACCAGGTGATCGGTAAAAGGAACAATGGAAAACAACAGAAAATTAATCACCAGAAAACGGGCCGTCCATGAAATTGCCGTCGCCATAAACGCCTTTACCCAAAATGAAAAAGCTTTGTTTTTAAGTTCAGCGGAGGTAACAATGATATCCTGTTTTAATCGTTCGGCACGGTGAGAAAAGCGATTTAAAAAAGGCAAACGGCAAATAAAAATCAGAAACGATCCGAAAGAAGAAGGACTCACAAATACAGCAAAAAACAACAGGAAAGTAATTAAGGCAATAAATGAAAATGCAATCCAAAACAATCCGACCACATGCAGATCCAGTCCGAAAATCGATTTGGTTAAGTCAATCGGAAAAAGCGCTGCCGTTCCAGCTATGAGTAATAATATAGGGACCACCAAAATATAGAACAATTCATCGAGCAATGCGGTAATCATCACCAAGGCGGTGGCTCTTCCCATTTCTATTTTTTCTTTATTCAGAATGAACATGGCTACTGCTGCACCACCTACTACACCCGGAGTAACGGCAGAGGCAAATTCCCATATCATTATCACCCTAAAAGACTGCCTCCAGGTCAATCGCTTTTCGGTGAGTAACCGAATCCGCCACATATAAGCCAAATCGCGAACCATCATCATCACGAAAGCCATAAAAATTCCCAGCACACTCATCCATCCCCAATCTAATTTTCCAATGGCATCCGTAAAACGTTGCCGGGAATAACTTCCGCAGCAGGTGGAGAGTTTAAATTCGGAAGGATCCGAAAAATCGACAAGTCCATTCTGATTATTATCCACCCATTCATAATTTCCATTCGGGTCTGCAATAAATTTTTCTTCCCGGATAGCCGACATGATCATGTACACCGCAACAGCTATTCCAATCAGGACAGGAATCCAGATTTTCCATCCCGAGCGTATCGATAATCTTCCGTTATTTGCAGTTGTCATGCTTAAGCGTGAGGTATCAATTAGTGAACATTGTCCGAAAGATGAAAAAAATATATCACTTATCAAGCTGCTCTACCTGCAAACGAATCATTAAGGAATTAAATCTTCCTTCGGATTTTATTTTCCAGGATATTAAAACGGAAAAAATTACTCCGGAACAGTTGGATCAAATGGCTGAGCTGGCAGGAAATTATCAGTCCTTGTTTTCTAAAACAGCACTAAAATACCGGGCACTGGGTTTAGACAAAAAAGAACTCCGGGAAGATGACTACCGAAAATGGATTCTGGAAGAGTACACCTTTCTGAAAAGACCGGTGATGATTATTGGGAAAAAAATAGTCATTGGTAATTCTAAAAAAGCTATCGAGGAAGCAAAAACATATCTTCGCGGGTAAATGTCGAAATCCCTCCTTGCACACCTCGCCATTTTTTTAGCGAACCTGATCTACGGAATAAATTATACCGTAGCAAAGGAAGTCATGGGACATTACATCGATCCTTTCGGGTTTATTCTACTTCGGGTTTCGGGTACCATTTTGTTGATTTGGACTACTGCTCTTCTCTTCAAAAATGAAAAAGTAGCCTCCTCCGATTTCAAATTACTTTTTCTCTGCGGTTTATCAGGCGTAGGAATCAATCAAATGCTTTTTTTCTGGGGACTATCCCTCACCTCGCCCATTAATTCTTCCATCATCATGGTTACCACACCACTTCTGGTAATGGTGATGGCTTCCATTCTTTTAAAGGAACGTTTTCACGGTTTAAAAATTACCGGTCTGTTTCTCGGATTGGGTGGCGCAGTGGTATTGTTGTTGCTTCGACCATCCTCCGGTGGCAGCGGTAATTTATTTGGCGATTTTGTGACCTTCCTCAATGCATGTTTTTATGCCATTTACCTGGTCATCGTAAAACCTTTGATGAAAAAATATCACCCGATTACCGTGATGAAATGGGTGTTTTTATTCGGACTTATACCGGTAATTCCTTTCGGTTTTCAGGAATTTATGGCAATTGAGTGGCACTCCTTCCCGGCTCACATCATCTGGTCGGTCCTTTTTGTAGTAGTGGGGACCACCTTTCTTGCATATTTGTTAAACACCTATGGATTGGTCAATTTAAGTCCCTCGGTAGTCAGTGCTTATATTTACCTGCAACCTGCATTAGCAGCAATGATTGCGGTAATGGCGGGTAAGGACCAGTTGGATGCGATCAAGATTATTTCCACACTCTTTATTTTTGCCGGTGTGTACCTCATTAACAGAAAATAAAATTGGTAAAGGGAATTGCTTATTTTCGTAAAAATTCTCTCTTATGATCCAATCGATGACCGGATTCGGAAAAGCAACGGGTGCTTATGGTAACCGTAAAATCAGTGTTGAAGTACGATCACTCAACAGCAAGCAACTTGATTTGAATTTACGTCTCCCGTCGATGTTTAAAGAGAAGGAAATGGAGTTGAAATCGAAAATTGCAACAGAAGTTGAGCGCGGAAAAGTGGATGTATCCATTTACTACGAAAACTTCGGAGAAGAAAAAAACTACAGCATCAATACAGCACTGGCAGAAAGTTATTACAACGATTTACGCGGACTCTGCGACAAACTTCAGCTGAAAGAAGGAGAAATCTTGTCGACCCTGATGCGCCTACCGGAAGTCGTTTCTTCTGAGCGCAAAGAATTTGATGAAAAGGAATGGTCGGTCATTGCAGAATTATGCCAAAACGCCATCGAAAATTTTAAATCATTCCGCAAATCGGAAGGAGAAAAATTATTTGAGGATTTACGGGGTCGTGTAGCTTTAATTGAAAAATTACTGATTGATACGGAGCCGTTCGACAAAGAACGAATGGAAGGTGTACGCAGTCGTTTGGATCGGTCACTTCAGGAATACCTCGGTTCGGAGAACATCGATAAAAACCGTTTTGAGCAGGAGTTGATTTATTACATGGAGCGATTGGATGTGTCGGAAGAAAAAGTGAGACTTCGTTCGCATTGTGGTTATTTCGTAGAGACAATGGAAAAAGAACATCATCAAGGAAGAAAACTGGGATTCATTTCGCAGGAAATGGGAAGAGAGATAAATACCCTCGGATCCAAAAGTAATCATGCCGGCATGCAAAAAATTGTGGTGTTGATGAAAGATGAATTAGAGAAAATAAAAGAACAGGTGTTAAACGTGTTGTAAAAAAATGGAAGGAAAGTGCATCATATTTTCAGCCCCTTCCGGCGCAGGCAAAACTACGATTGTGCATCATTTGCTTAGTCTTGATCTCGGATTGGAATTTAGCGTTTCAGCGTGTAGCAGAGCAATGCGGCACAATGAAAAAAACGGGGTGGACTATTACTTTTTATCCGTTGAAGAA
This Flavobacteriales bacterium DNA region includes the following protein-coding sequences:
- a CDS encoding flippase-like domain-containing protein, which codes for MTTANNGRLSIRSGWKIWIPVLIGIAVAVYMIMSAIREEKFIADPNGNYEWVDNNQNGLVDFSDPSEFKLSTCCGSYSRQRFTDAIGKLDWGWMSVLGIFMAFVMMMVRDLAYMWRIRLLTEKRLTWRQSFRVIMIWEFASAVTPGVVGGAAVAMFILNKEKIEMGRATALVMITALLDELFYILVVPILLLIAGTAALFPIDLTKSIFGLDLHVVGLFWIAFSFIALITFLLFFAVFVSPSSFGSFLIFICRLPFLNRFSHRAERLKQDIIVTSAELKNKAFSFWVKAFMATAISWTARFLVINFLLFSIVPFTDHLVIFARQLSMWVILLVSPTPGGSGIAEFVFSGFLSDFVPFGLAGLFAVLWRLISYYPYLLIGAIVLPRWLGGDDENRE
- a CDS encoding TrkA family potassium uptake protein yields the protein MPLQGNKFAVIGVGRYGSNIARRLAQKGAEVFCYDMDEEKIDNVKDEVAYAATLDSTDDKALISQNITDLDGVVVAIGENFEATILTCAHLIDLGVKRVIARAHGLQQKMILEKIGVKEILLPEEEVAFVVAERLLNPSIVSFLQLPDDYEIAEVKAPRNVVNRSLQDIGLRDKYHLTLITIKRLFDEKEGKELVKENHLLGVPSSETVVYHTDTLIIFGTSRDVARFIEINQ
- a CDS encoding YicC family protein produces the protein MTGFGKATGAYGNRKISVEVRSLNSKQLDLNLRLPSMFKEKEMELKSKIATEVERGKVDVSIYYENFGEEKNYSINTALAESYYNDLRGLCDKLQLKEGEILSTLMRLPEVVSSERKEFDEKEWSVIAELCQNAIENFKSFRKSEGEKLFEDLRGRVALIEKLLIDTEPFDKERMEGVRSRLDRSLQEYLGSENIDKNRFEQELIYYMERLDVSEEKVRLRSHCGYFVETMEKEHHQGRKLGFISQEMGREINTLGSKSNHAGMQKIVVLMKDELEKIKEQVLNVL
- a CDS encoding cystathionine gamma-synthase; the encoded protein is MKDTSKLGFGTRAIHAGMEPDPSTGAIMTPIFQTSTFVQESPGKHKGYAYARGKNPTRAALEKNIAALEKAKHGLCFSSGMGAMDAVIKLLQPGDEVITGDDLYGGSYRMFTKVFEPFGIRFHFVDMTNAENIRNFINEKTKLIWVETPTNPTMQIIDIEACAKIAKEKNILLAVDNTFASPYLQNPLDLGADIVMHSVTKYLGGHSDVVMGALVLNDDKLFERLAFIHNSCGATPGPQDAFLVIRGIKTLHLRMERHCENGEKIAHFLRKHPKVEKVYWPGFEDHPNHAIAKKQMRGFGGMISFVYKGNVEETFKLASSFQVFSLAESLGGVESLINHPATMTHASIPKAEREKAGVVDSLLRLSVGVEDINDLFADLEQALGK
- a CDS encoding SDR family NAD(P)-dependent oxidoreductase; translated protein: MKHYFITGTGSGLGKALAEMLLSEHKVTGISRSNSISHPNFTFIQADLSQPGSVEKIALEFPASSDEVVLINNAGMIGEIDRVGSLTNSHYEQLFHLNVIALTQLCDRFLSRAKNKNYPCLIINISSGAAKSAIPSWAAYCASKAAVDAFTEVLAVELKEVGADHIRAFSFYPGIIDTPMQAHIRTANASGFSSLIRFQEYKNKGELHTPAFVAEKLLGIFRKPETITTTVVNLREYC
- a CDS encoding DMT family transporter, whose amino-acid sequence is MSKSLLAHLAIFLANLIYGINYTVAKEVMGHYIDPFGFILLRVSGTILLIWTTALLFKNEKVASSDFKLLFLCGLSGVGINQMLFFWGLSLTSPINSSIIMVTTPLLVMVMASILLKERFHGLKITGLFLGLGGAVVLLLLRPSSGGSGNLFGDFVTFLNACFYAIYLVIVKPLMKKYHPITVMKWVFLFGLIPVIPFGFQEFMAIEWHSFPAHIIWSVLFVVVGTTFLAYLLNTYGLVNLSPSVVSAYIYLQPALAAMIAVMAGKDQLDAIKIISTLFIFAGVYLINRK
- a CDS encoding T9SS type A sorting domain-containing protein produces the protein MKRIFTLALSVLTASLSFAQIKDDHDHIKYCGQPAFEQRVKKSVGYGPVHQAMDDAYENEIQQIIASQAGEQRGSQTIYVIPIVFHIVHEGGPENISDEQVYDAVRILNRDYNKLNSDTSMVVSAFANNIADVGIEFRLAQYDELGNCVSGITRTFSTRTNDGDNAMVDDVNKHLNNSLTNSNNVKYPRNHYLNIWVCKNASGAAGYTMNPNNWNQAKYDGIWINHDYIGEIGTSSVVKSRALTHEVGHWLNLSHVWGSTNNPGVSCGDDNVTDTPQTEGWDNCNINGATCGNTIDNVQNYMEYSYCSRMFTNGQKSRMRAALISTVGQRNQLWTSTNLANTGTDGPDNLCAAAFGSNRYIICAGETINFDDQSYHGPTQWSWTFNGASPSSSTDENPSGITYPNVGQYTVSLTSGNGAQSVTSTVNNYITVIPNVGIPGPIVEGFETVTAVPNNEWFVYNADDGQTWSVVSGVAATGSKSIKMNNYAGGTGTIDEIISTTYDLSSFSSVTLSFKYAFAYKTNSNTDKLKVMVSNDCGASWSVRKTLSGTNFNTAPNTTGAFTPNSGQWVNVDVTNILPSYLVQNFMFKISFENGGGNNIYIDDINISGAVGIDELSDPFHVSVYPNPSRDFSTVAFYTYGNDQVEIELADMLGQVVASHQLGNMSNGDHQFNIQRGDLPAGVYFVRLLVGDRTVVKKLIFE